The Deltaproteobacteria bacterium region CCTGTTCCGCTTTTGCACTGCCGGCCTCGGCGGCCTTTGTCATGTCTGACTTGGCTTCGGAGACTCCCAGGTCGTCCTTGGCACCCGCCGGCACCCCTACCAAAAGGGCGAAAACCCCTATAAGAGCGATGATGCATATGGTTGTTCTTTTTGCTTTCATTTTCTCCTCCGTTTTGTTTTCTTGTAGGAAACAGGCCATGCTTCCCGGTCTTGGAGTAAGCCCACGGAAGTCGTCTCACCGGACTCGGCTTTGGCACTGGACCTCCGCAGCACCCTGCCCCGGCACCCGGTGGAACAACGCCCCCCTGTTTCACCTCCTTTCCAGATTGGTGATTACCTTCTGTTGTTCCGTTGAACCGGGCTACATCCTGTGAACGAAATTTATTGAAGAACAGCCTTTAATCCCTCCATAGCAAGCGCCATGCCAAAGGAGAACACCCTGTTGGAGCTTTTCGCGATGCGCCGCTTTTTCAAATGATTTCAAAATGATCGGCACGAACACCCTCAAGATTCAACCCCTTTTTGACCTGAAACCCGCTGCCTTGGAAGCCATATTGTGAAGGGGAATCCCTACACAACGGCCTGCGGTGGCCTGCGGCGTGATCCCTACCGCCTTGTTGCGTCTGGTATTTCTGAATGCAGGGTGCGCCCTACACCTGGAGAGGAGGCACGCGACTCAGAAAACCAGCAGGAAAGCGCATTCGGTTCTTGATCGGCAAGGCCCAAAAAACTGAGTTTTTGACCGGTTAATTCAACACTAGGCCCGCCTGGAGTCGCAGCCGCCGTTGGGCCGTGATTGTTCGATATGAATGGATTTCTATACACATCAGACGGGGGAGAAGGCCCGTCGGGAACAACGCCTGGTACCGGCAGCGCCTACGTGGCAAACTGGGTCTTTCCCCCTCAGCATATTAACCTACCATCAAGTTTCAACGCCCATGGTCTGCAGCTCTTGAAAATATGTGCAAACCGCATCTATCATTTCCTGCCGAGATTTCAGACGGACAATAGCAATTCTAAAAGCGCTGCACCTTGGAAGACCTTTGACAAACCAGGCAAGATGGCTTCGCATCATTCGCACCGCCCGTGCTTCTCCAAAATGATCTACGGCATATTTAAGATAACGCAATATCACTCGAAGGCGTGCGGATAGATCGGGGACCTCGGGATGACGCCCGTTAATCAGATCAAGGGCCTGGGTAAAGATCCACGGATTTCCCACGGCGGCTCTGCCGATCATTACCGCGTCGCAAGCGGTTTGCCGCAGCATTGTTAGCAAGTCCTCCGGCTTGCGGATGTCACCATTGCCTATAACCGGAATGGAGAGACCATCTTTCATCCGGCCAATCAATGACCAATCGGCCCTGCCGCCAAACCCTTGCACGGCGGTCCTGGGATGAATGGCCACAGCATCCACCCCGGAGTCTTCGGCAATACGAGAGACTGTCATGGCCTGATCTCCGGAAGGGTCCCAACCCGAGCGGATCTTAACTGTTAGGGGCAAGCTCACCGCCTTGCGCACTGCCTTTAAAATCGACTCAAGCCGTCTCGGTTCACGCATCAAAGCCACTCCCGCTCCCTGTCGCACTACCTTTCGGACTGAACAACCCAAATTGATGTCGACTAAATCTGCGCCATGGGCCTGGGCAATTTGGCCAGCCTCCTTCATCACACTGGGGTCTGCCCCAAATATCTGGGCTGAAATGGGGCGCTCTGCAGGATGACTTTTGAGAAATTCAAAGGTCTTCTGCCCACCGTGAACAAGACCGTTCGAGCTGACCATTTCAGTCACAACAAGGGCACATCCTGCTTCTTTGGCCAACCGTCGAAAAGGGAGTTGGGTGATTCCGGCCATGGGAGCCAGAATGAGCTGATTGTCTAAAACTAAGCTCCCGATTTTCATGAACACTGATAAAACACAAGGTCCAATATTTCAACTCAAAAGCATCACGTCCCTACATATTGAACAAGCTTCCCCTTAATAATACCATATATAGTATAATCTTCTTGACATGGGAAACCGATTCGTCGTAGGGCAGAGACTGCGTAAATTATCACAGGGTGGCTTTCATGGCGCTTCAGATGCGAAAAAAATGGCTCTATGTTCTGGCAGTGTTGCTGGTAGTCCCAGCAGGTCTTTGTCTCCGTGAAATCTATTTTGCCGAACGCAGCATGTCCACCCGCTGCGTTGCGGCCTCAGTAGCAGAAGCAAGGACTTACCCTGCAAAAAAGGAACTGCCCTCTACGCGGCGAATTCTGGGGGCACAGGTCTTGGTCTTTGAGTCGAGAAATTTTCAAGAGACAGAAAAGAATTTTGTGAATCTTAAGAAAGCGGGGGTCAATACCGTCATTGTACGCGCCTTTCAAAACCATGGCGACAGGGCGCATTATTTTACCCGGCCTCGGAAAAAAGCGGGGGTCTATTTTGAGACGTCACATGCACCGGTCGTAGATCCTGTTTTGACAAAAATCGTATCCATCGGGCACCATCACGGTATCAAGGTCTTTGCCTGGATGGAGACCCGCAAGATGCCGCTTCACCTGCCTGATCCCGAAGCTTCCAGGGCTCTTGCGTATTGCTTTGAAACGCAAGCCTTTGAACCGATCGCCATGTGGAGTATCTTTGATGAGTCTGTTGAAAAAAAGCTCATAGGCATTTACAAAGACGTGGTTAGTTCGGGCGTTGATGGCATTCTGATCCAAGACGACCTGATCATGTATCAGTATGAGGATTTCAGTTCAAAGGCCGTGAGCTTGTTTGAAAGACAAACCGGCAAGGCGCTCAATCCCCGAGCCCTTTACGGCAACGTCTTCATGGATGCAGAAGGGCATTGGTGCGTGTCTCGTTATTCGGACACGTTCTGGGTGTGGGCATGCTGGAAAAACCAGAAGTTGCTGGACCTTGCCCGGAAATTGATACAGTCGGCAAAGGCTGTGGACCCCAAAATCGAGGTGGCCATGAATTTCATGTACGAGTCGGTCACTGACCCGAAAAATGCTCTGGCCTGGTTGTCCCAGAGTCTGGCCGAAGCGACCAGGCTACCCATCGATTATTATGCCATCATGGCATACCACAGGCAGATGAAAAAGGAGCTTCACCTGAGTGAGGAGGGCGCCTATGACAAAATCTCCAATATGACGGCAACGCTGCTCGGGCTGGTGGATGACCCTTACAAGATCATGATGAAGGTGCAAATGACTGACTGGGAGACCCGCAAACAGATTCCCCCATATGAGGCAAACCAGGTCTTCAAAAAAATCAATAGCCAAGGCAAGGTCAGCCTCGCCTTTATCCCGTACTCACCACCGATCCCACTCCACGTCATTAGGAACTATTTTCGGTAATAGACTCCAGATATGCCTCCCACTCAACAGGAAGCAAGTATTTCTTCTTGTTGTTACACTCCTTGCACGCAGGGACCACATTGCCTTTCTTGGATTTGCCGCCTCGGGCTAGAGGCACCATGTGATCCATGGTGAGCGCATGGGACGGAAAGGATTTGCCGCAGTAATAACAACGGCCACGGGCCAGTTGGCGCTTCCACCACTGCGACTGTCTTAACTCTCTGGCCTTCCGCCGCTCTATGTTGATGGCAATCTCGTCTGTGTCGATAGTAAGAGAATTCAAAGGAGAAGCATCTCCCAGCGTTTGTGGCAACCGCGTTGCCCGGACTTTTTGAGAAGTTGCCGCCCATTCGCAGGTTAGCGCGCGGTGTTCATGGTTTCAAGGGAAAAAGAAACTAGCTTGCAAAGGACGTGAGCGTGCTCTATAGTTGTTTAGGTAATGTTATGACAGCTCCAATTGTTGAGACCAAAGAAGTCCCGTTTACCGAATTTGATCTTCCTGAAGAAATCCTAAAGGGCATTGATACGGCAGGGTTCAAGTCGTGCACGCCCATTCAGGCCCTTTCCTTGCCTCTTACCCTCAAAGGGCAAGACATAGCGGCCCAGGCCCAGACTGGTACGGGTAAGACAGCCGCGTTTCTCATCACGATCTTCCATCGCCTTTTGAGACAACCAGCGCCAAAAGGTCCTGGCCCTTACGCACTGGTCATTGCCCCCACCCGCGAACTTGCCCTTCAAATCTGTGAGGAGGCCAAAATACTGGGAAGTCATACTGACTTTTCAGTGTTGCCGGTCTTTGGTGGCGTTGACTACGTGAAACAGGAAATGGCTCTTCGCCAAGGAGTTGATATAGTCGTGGCCACGCCGGGTCGTCTAATTGACTACATGAAACAAAAGGTCTTCAGCCCCAAAAATGTTCGTATCGCGGTCATTGATGAAGCGGACCGACTCTTTGACATGGGCTTCATAAGAGACCTCCGCTTCATTCTGAGACGACTGCCTCGTCACAACAAAAGGCAGTCCATGCTTTTTTCTGCCACCCTCTCATTTGCGGTGATGGAGTTGGCCTACGAACACATGAACAACACGGAAGAAGTCTTTGCAGATCGCGAAAAGATCACCGTGGAAGAGATCGACCAGGTCTTGTACCATGTCGGGAACAACGTAAAGCTAAATCTTTTGCTCGGCCTCCTAAAACGCGAGACATGGAACCGCATCCTGATTTTTGCCAATACGCGAACCTGTGTCGACATGCTTGCCCGCAAACTGAAAGGCAATGGCTTTTCCGCCGTTGGCATCACCGGAACAGTTCATCAGAAACAAAGATTGAAGATCATGCAACAGTTCAAGGCCGGCCAGATTAAGATCTTGGTGGCCACAGACGTTGCATCCCGTGGCATCCATGTTGAAGATATCGACATCGTCATCAATTACGACATCCCTCAGGACTGTGAAGACTATGTCCACCGGATCGGACGGACCGGCCGAGCCGGCAAGGCAGGCAGAGCCATTACCCTTGCGTGTGAAAAATACGTGTACTATCTGGAGGCTGTCGAGAAATTTATTGGAGAAAAGATAGAAGTCAGATGGGCTGAGGATGATTGGTACGAACAAGACCGAGCAAAACCGTCCCGGCAAACACGCAAAAAGCCCGCGTCACGACGTCCCAGGCCATCGGACCGATCAAAGAAGAGACTCGCGCCGGCAAAAGGGAAACGGCCAGTGCCAAAACGTTCAAAGGCTTAAGGGCTGGGTCAGAAATAACTTGGCATTTTGACATCTCAGCTTCAGGCCATCTTCGGCCGATCTTCATTCGCAAAATCCTCGAAAGAGCTTGCTATTCCTGTGGTTTTGCTCAATCAGATCAGCCAAATCTAGCCCAAATCTGAGCGCCAATTCTACCAAGTTATTTCTGACCCAGCCCTAACCCGATGTTCTTGAGCCAAAGCCCCACTGCCTTATCCAGCAGATCGTAATACTCAAGAGATCCTCCCAGGCCCCGTCTTCCGAAAAAGTAGTTGATCTCGAGAAAAAAGGAGGTGGCTCCTTTTTCGTCGTGCGGAAAGATAAGGTCAATGCCTGCAAGATTAATCCCGGTCTTTGAACAAAAATCCCTGACAGCCTCCTTGCCTGCTTCTTGAAGGTCCGGGTCGGACTCATGATCAATGACCCCTCCGGCCTTCAGGTTTGTGAGAAATTCAGAAGCATCTTGTTGCCGGCGCCAGTAGCTGAACAACTGGTCTCCAATGATAACAACTCGCAGGCTCCGCCCCCCACACGAAATGTATTCCTGAAGCACAAAACCCTTCTGGCCAGCCTGTTCCATGCGTCTGGCCCTTTCAAGGACCCTTTCCAAGGCCTGCTCTGTTTCGAGCAAAAACACCTCCTCCCCTTCCCCGCCCCAGTCAAACTTGAAAACGCAAGGAAAACTCAAAGCATTCTTCTGTCCTTCACGGTCATCGTAGGAAGCTATGTCGTCAAAGGAATAGGTGAGGGGAAAAGGCGCGCCCATTTTTTTAAACAACCTGGCTTGGCCGAGTTTTCCAGGAAAATCAAAGCGAACATCATAGGTTGGAAAAACGTGGGGGCAATACTTGCGACACATCCTGTACAGGATTTCACTGCATCCCTGGGATACGATGATGGCCTCTGCCCGGCGAATGGCGGCTCGGTCTTCATCATTTGGCAGCCGGCCAGCGCACAAGATGTTATCGTGGGCCACAATGTTAGGATGAAAGGAGAGGATCATGCTAGTGCCCGAGTTTTTTTATGGCCCTTTCATCCCGGGTCCAGTTCTTCTGAACCCGGACCCAGAGCTTCAAAAAGACCTTACGCCCGACCATGTGCTCGATTGCTTCTCTGGCATGCTGTCCGATCCGTTTGAGCATTGTTCCCCCTTTCCCAATGATAATCGGTTTTTGGGACTCCCGCTCAACATGTATAGTGGCCTGGATGTCTATGAGATTCCTGCCGGGGCGCTCCTTAAAGGATTCCACGGTTACGGCCACGGCATAAGGAATCTCTTCTCCTGTCAATCGAAACACCTTTTCCCTGATCATTTCCGCTGCAATAAAACCTTCTGGCGCGTCCGTAACACTGTCTTCAGGATAATATCTAGGGCCCTCCGGGAGGATTTCTACCATCTCTGAGACCAATTCATCAATCTGGGTGCGATCGAGGGCCGAAATTGGAACAATAGCCTCAAAGGGATA contains the following coding sequences:
- a CDS encoding HNH endonuclease, translating into MNSLTIDTDEIAINIERRKARELRQSQWWKRQLARGRCYYCGKSFPSHALTMDHMVPLARGGKSKKGNVVPACKECNNKKKYLLPVEWEAYLESITENSS
- the era gene encoding GTPase Era, which translates into the protein MTTKSPFKSGFIGIIGAPNVGKSTLLNQLLGQKIAITSEKPQTTRNRILGVAHLPGAQLVFLDTPGIHRAKGPLNVRIVEVALRVLGDVDLVVFITDAACPDRASDEIILNSLKKRALPVILAINKVDLVNKETLLPFIDQWRGSYPFEAIVPISALDRTQIDELVSEMVEILPEGPRYYPEDSVTDAPEGFIAAEMIREKVFRLTGEEIPYAVAVTVESFKERPGRNLIDIQATIHVERESQKPIIIGKGGTMLKRIGQHAREAIEHMVGRKVFLKLWVRVQKNWTRDERAIKKLGH
- the dusB gene encoding tRNA dihydrouridine synthase DusB produces the protein MKIGSLVLDNQLILAPMAGITQLPFRRLAKEAGCALVVTEMVSSNGLVHGGQKTFEFLKSHPAERPISAQIFGADPSVMKEAGQIAQAHGADLVDINLGCSVRKVVRQGAGVALMREPRRLESILKAVRKAVSLPLTVKIRSGWDPSGDQAMTVSRIAEDSGVDAVAIHPRTAVQGFGGRADWSLIGRMKDGLSIPVIGNGDIRKPEDLLTMLRQTACDAVMIGRAAVGNPWIFTQALDLINGRHPEVPDLSARLRVILRYLKYAVDHFGEARAVRMMRSHLAWFVKGLPRCSAFRIAIVRLKSRQEMIDAVCTYFQELQTMGVET
- a CDS encoding glutathione synthase translates to MILSFHPNIVAHDNILCAGRLPNDEDRAAIRRAEAIIVSQGCSEILYRMCRKYCPHVFPTYDVRFDFPGKLGQARLFKKMGAPFPLTYSFDDIASYDDREGQKNALSFPCVFKFDWGGEGEEVFLLETEQALERVLERARRMEQAGQKGFVLQEYISCGGRSLRVVIIGDQLFSYWRRQQDASEFLTNLKAGGVIDHESDPDLQEAGKEAVRDFCSKTGINLAGIDLIFPHDEKGATSFFLEINYFFGRRGLGGSLEYYDLLDKAVGLWLKNIGLGLGQK
- a CDS encoding DEAD/DEAH box helicase — protein: MTAPIVETKEVPFTEFDLPEEILKGIDTAGFKSCTPIQALSLPLTLKGQDIAAQAQTGTGKTAAFLITIFHRLLRQPAPKGPGPYALVIAPTRELALQICEEAKILGSHTDFSVLPVFGGVDYVKQEMALRQGVDIVVATPGRLIDYMKQKVFSPKNVRIAVIDEADRLFDMGFIRDLRFILRRLPRHNKRQSMLFSATLSFAVMELAYEHMNNTEEVFADREKITVEEIDQVLYHVGNNVKLNLLLGLLKRETWNRILIFANTRTCVDMLARKLKGNGFSAVGITGTVHQKQRLKIMQQFKAGQIKILVATDVASRGIHVEDIDIVINYDIPQDCEDYVHRIGRTGRAGKAGRAITLACEKYVYYLEAVEKFIGEKIEVRWAEDDWYEQDRAKPSRQTRKKPASRRPRPSDRSKKRLAPAKGKRPVPKRSKA